Proteins from a single region of Gordonia hongkongensis:
- a CDS encoding ferritin-like domain-containing protein produces the protein MTVSTTTVHQQLRAILALTHTEIQIAETRQAQARTDAIRKELAQNAENARERALTIETALRDRGGLVDVVRPVLGRVGAVAKTLAEQTQPLDEALLDDLALEQRLVARATYLKALATGQDDQSLVGLADKLIDAHTATVHWLTTVLAEEALGGPAALRRGPSQWASGLAARALTAPALGASWAIDRTAEFARQLPDPVDTLRSRFGRAVDDATETASRAGDAVSNAGAAVSKTVAAGRDAALEAVEDSARDSGAEGAADALHQLREITGTVEAEDLPIEGYVDLNVTDAVAAVKELTKPADLRVTLAYEEAHKNRQRVVSAVEIRFAEIAKDLVGIDS, from the coding sequence ATGACCGTTTCCACCACCACCGTTCACCAGCAACTTCGCGCGATCCTCGCGTTGACGCACACCGAGATCCAGATCGCCGAGACCCGGCAGGCCCAGGCCCGTACCGACGCGATCCGCAAGGAACTGGCCCAGAACGCCGAGAACGCCCGCGAGCGCGCACTCACCATCGAGACCGCCCTGCGTGACCGCGGCGGACTCGTCGACGTCGTCCGGCCGGTACTCGGCCGCGTCGGTGCCGTCGCCAAGACGCTGGCCGAGCAGACCCAACCGCTCGACGAGGCCCTGCTCGACGACCTCGCACTCGAGCAGCGGCTCGTGGCACGCGCCACGTACCTGAAGGCACTGGCCACCGGCCAGGATGACCAATCACTCGTCGGCCTGGCCGACAAGCTCATCGACGCCCACACGGCGACCGTCCACTGGCTCACGACGGTTCTCGCCGAAGAGGCTCTCGGCGGCCCGGCCGCCCTGCGTCGCGGCCCGTCGCAGTGGGCGAGCGGCCTCGCCGCGCGCGCCTTGACCGCCCCGGCGCTCGGCGCATCGTGGGCGATCGACCGCACCGCCGAATTCGCCCGCCAACTCCCCGACCCCGTGGATACCCTGCGCAGCCGGTTCGGACGAGCGGTCGACGACGCGACGGAGACCGCGTCGCGGGCCGGTGACGCCGTCAGCAACGCCGGCGCCGCGGTCTCGAAGACCGTGGCCGCCGGTCGTGACGCCGCACTCGAGGCAGTCGAGGACAGCGCCCGTGACAGCGGCGCCGAGGGTGCCGCCGACGCGCTCCACCAGCTCCGCGAGATCACCGGAACCGTTGAGGCGGAAGACCTCCCGATCGAGGGTTACGTCGACCTCAACGTCACCGACGCGGTGGCCGCGGTCAAGGAGTTGACCAAGCCGGCCGACCTGCGGGTCACCCTCGCCTACGAGGAGGCACACAAGAACCGCCAGCGCGTGGTCTCCGCGGTCGAGATCCGCTTCGCCGAGATCGCCAAGGACCTGGTCGGCATCGACAGCTGA
- a CDS encoding Mur ligase family protein — translation MDPKRRVRHADPDPGSGVTVAQLAEHLGTSVVGDTRAESAVVRDIDDDSRTVRPGDAYLAIPGRRWHGLDFERDVAAAGAVLVISDRPSSVLPSLVVDGPRRIMGPLTSWFHGEPSRDLRIFGVTGTNGKTSTTHFVDAALAATGEAGGLISGARIRGPGYDVVPARTTPEAPMLQRTLATFRRHGVTCCAMEVSSHAIDQGRVDGTAFRVMAFTNLSDDHLDYHESMEGYFATKAAMFTPERTQIAVVDIDDHWGARLAAGATTETWTCSTRRTNADVVATDIRAGRLGAEFTVHTPHGRSRVGLQVLGPHQVGNALLALTAVVADGVDLAAAAEGVSSVTGIAGRCEPVHAGQPYRAIVDYMHNTAGQHAMFPYLRSLTEDGRLIVVVGATGGRDPGKREPLGQVAARYADVVIVTDESPEDEDPGEIRASVLRGAHREASAVVIEEPDRRRAFSTATSIAGDRDVVVVTGRGSDTFRRYGPETSFFDDHTELRRAILDTSS, via the coding sequence ATGGACCCGAAGCGGCGTGTTCGCCACGCGGACCCCGACCCGGGATCCGGCGTGACCGTCGCGCAACTCGCCGAACACCTCGGCACCTCCGTCGTGGGCGACACCAGAGCCGAGTCGGCGGTGGTCCGCGACATCGACGACGATTCCCGCACGGTCCGTCCCGGGGATGCGTACCTGGCCATCCCGGGCCGCCGCTGGCACGGACTCGACTTCGAGCGGGACGTGGCCGCGGCCGGTGCCGTCCTGGTGATCAGCGACCGCCCGTCGTCGGTCCTGCCTTCTCTGGTCGTCGACGGACCTCGCCGCATCATGGGGCCGCTGACCTCATGGTTCCATGGTGAACCGTCACGTGATCTGCGGATCTTCGGTGTCACCGGCACCAACGGCAAGACCAGCACGACCCACTTCGTCGATGCCGCCCTCGCGGCGACCGGGGAGGCGGGCGGGCTCATCTCCGGTGCGCGGATCCGGGGCCCCGGGTACGACGTCGTGCCCGCCCGCACGACGCCGGAGGCGCCCATGCTGCAGCGGACCCTGGCGACATTCCGACGCCACGGCGTCACCTGCTGCGCGATGGAGGTCTCCTCGCATGCGATCGATCAGGGGAGGGTCGACGGCACCGCGTTCCGCGTGATGGCGTTCACCAACTTGTCCGACGACCACCTCGACTACCACGAGTCGATGGAGGGCTACTTCGCGACCAAGGCCGCGATGTTCACACCGGAGCGGACGCAGATCGCGGTGGTCGACATCGACGACCACTGGGGTGCGCGTCTGGCGGCCGGGGCCACGACGGAGACCTGGACGTGCTCGACTCGGCGCACAAACGCCGACGTCGTCGCCACCGATATCCGGGCCGGGCGTCTCGGCGCCGAGTTCACCGTCCACACGCCACACGGGCGATCCCGGGTCGGGCTGCAGGTGCTGGGGCCTCACCAGGTCGGCAACGCTCTACTGGCGCTCACCGCCGTGGTGGCAGACGGCGTCGACCTCGCCGCTGCGGCCGAGGGCGTCTCCTCGGTGACCGGCATCGCCGGACGGTGCGAACCCGTGCATGCCGGACAGCCGTATCGCGCGATCGTGGACTACATGCACAACACGGCGGGACAACACGCGATGTTCCCCTACCTGAGGTCGTTGACGGAGGACGGTCGGCTCATCGTCGTGGTCGGGGCAACCGGTGGACGCGATCCAGGGAAACGAGAACCACTGGGACAGGTCGCGGCGCGTTACGCGGACGTCGTGATCGTCACCGACGAGAGCCCCGAGGACGAGGACCCCGGCGAGATCAGGGCCAGTGTGCTGCGCGGCGCGCACCGGGAGGCGTCGGCGGTCGTCATCGAGGAACCCGACCGGCGGCGCGCATTCTCGACGGCCACGTCCATAGCCGGTGACCGCGACGTGGTCGTGGTCACCGGCCGGGGCAGCGACACCTTCCGCAGGTACGGGCCCGAGACGTCGTTCTTCGACGATCACACCGAGTTACGGCGCGCGATCCTCGACACGTCGAGCTGA
- a CDS encoding Fur family transcriptional regulator produces MVGDVASTSDHAQQLRAADLRVTQPRVTVMAAVDKHPHADTDTIYHAVRETLPTVSRQAVYDVLHALTERGLIRRIQPSGSVSRYEFRTGDNHHHVVCRACGVIADVDCAIGEAPCLTPSEDHGFAIDEAEVIFWGLCPDCLSKAPT; encoded by the coding sequence ATGGTGGGGGACGTGGCATCGACATCGGACCATGCCCAGCAACTCCGGGCCGCAGATCTTCGTGTCACCCAGCCTCGGGTGACGGTGATGGCCGCCGTCGACAAGCACCCGCATGCCGACACGGACACCATCTATCACGCGGTACGCGAAACCCTGCCCACCGTCTCACGTCAGGCCGTCTACGATGTGCTGCACGCCCTGACCGAGCGCGGGCTCATCCGCCGCATCCAACCCTCGGGTTCGGTGTCGCGCTACGAGTTTCGCACCGGAGACAATCACCACCACGTCGTCTGCCGCGCCTGCGGTGTCATCGCCGACGTGGATTGTGCAATCGGGGAAGCCCCATGCCTGACCCCCTCGGAAGACCACGGTTTCGCAATCGACGAGGCCGAGGTCATCTTCTGGGGCCTGTGCCCCGATTGCCTCAGCAAGGCCCCGACCTGA
- the katG gene encoding catalase/peroxidase HPI encodes MTSDSRPPNSDADTASASESENPAIPSPKPKAHAPLTNKDWWPEQIDLSILHAHSSLSNPLGEDFDYATEFEKLDVEALKADLVSLMTTSQDWWPADYGHYGGLFIRMSWHAAGTYRIFDGRGGGGQGAQRFAPLNSWPDNANLDKARRLLWPIKQKYGTKLSWADLLVFAGNVALESMGFKTFGFGFGREDIWEPEEVFWGPEDAWLGTDKRYSGERELAQPLGATTMGLIYVNPEGPEGKPDPIAAAEDIRETFGRMAMNDEETAALIIGGHSFGKTHGAGDADLIGPEPEGAPIEQQGLGWKSGYGKGKAEDTITSGLEVVWTSTPTQWGNGFLQNLYGYEWELTKSPAGAWQYVAKDGAGAGTIPDPFGGPGRAPTMLVTDVALRESPIYADITRRWLDHPEELAEAFAKAWYKLLHRDMGPVSRYLGPWVPEPQIWQDPVPAVDHELIDADDITSLKGTLLDALSPTQLIKTAWASAASFRSTDKRGGANGARIRLEPQKNWEINEPGELAKVLPVLEQVQKDFNDSASGGKKVSLADIIILGGAAAIERAAEAAGFPVTVPFTPGRTDASQESTDVDSFEVLEPRADGFRNFSKDGEKTPLESLLLDRAYMLDLTAPELTVLVGGLRVLDTNYGGSKHGVFTDRPGVLSTDFFRNIIDMNTEWKSGSDENVYEGTDRATGEKKWTATAADLVFGSHSQLRALSEVYAQDDSAERFVNDFVKAWVKVSNNDRFDLA; translated from the coding sequence GTGACCTCCGACAGCCGCCCGCCCAACTCCGACGCCGACACCGCAAGTGCCAGCGAGAGCGAGAACCCGGCGATCCCCTCGCCGAAGCCGAAAGCGCATGCGCCGCTGACCAACAAGGACTGGTGGCCCGAGCAGATCGACCTCTCGATCCTGCACGCCCATTCCTCGCTGTCCAACCCGCTCGGCGAGGACTTCGACTACGCAACGGAATTCGAGAAGCTCGACGTCGAGGCCCTGAAGGCCGACCTGGTCTCGCTGATGACCACGTCCCAGGACTGGTGGCCCGCCGACTACGGCCACTACGGTGGCCTGTTCATCCGTATGAGCTGGCACGCCGCCGGTACCTACCGCATCTTCGACGGCCGCGGCGGCGGCGGTCAGGGTGCACAGCGGTTCGCCCCGCTGAACAGCTGGCCGGACAACGCCAACCTGGACAAGGCCCGTCGTCTGCTCTGGCCCATCAAGCAGAAGTACGGCACCAAGCTGTCCTGGGCCGACCTGCTGGTGTTCGCGGGCAACGTCGCACTGGAGTCCATGGGCTTCAAGACCTTCGGCTTCGGCTTCGGCCGCGAGGACATCTGGGAGCCCGAGGAGGTGTTCTGGGGCCCGGAGGACGCCTGGCTCGGCACCGACAAGCGCTACTCCGGCGAACGTGAGCTCGCCCAGCCCCTCGGCGCCACCACGATGGGTCTCATCTACGTCAATCCCGAAGGCCCCGAAGGCAAGCCGGACCCGATCGCCGCCGCCGAGGACATCCGCGAAACCTTCGGTCGCATGGCGATGAACGATGAGGAGACCGCGGCACTCATCATCGGCGGCCACAGCTTCGGCAAGACCCACGGCGCCGGCGACGCCGACCTGATCGGACCCGAGCCCGAGGGCGCCCCGATCGAACAGCAGGGCCTGGGCTGGAAGTCGGGCTACGGCAAGGGCAAGGCCGAGGACACGATCACCAGTGGTCTCGAGGTCGTCTGGACCTCCACCCCGACCCAGTGGGGCAACGGATTTCTCCAGAACCTCTACGGTTACGAATGGGAGCTCACCAAGAGCCCCGCGGGGGCCTGGCAGTACGTCGCGAAAGACGGTGCGGGAGCAGGCACGATCCCCGATCCGTTCGGCGGTCCCGGTCGCGCGCCCACCATGCTGGTGACCGACGTCGCCCTGCGCGAGTCCCCCATCTACGCCGACATCACCCGTCGGTGGCTCGACCATCCCGAGGAGCTCGCCGAGGCCTTCGCCAAGGCGTGGTACAAGCTGCTGCACCGCGACATGGGTCCGGTCAGCCGTTACCTCGGCCCGTGGGTTCCCGAGCCGCAGATCTGGCAGGACCCGGTGCCCGCGGTCGATCACGAACTGATCGACGCCGACGACATCACCTCTCTCAAGGGCACGTTGCTCGACGCGCTGTCCCCGACGCAGCTCATCAAGACGGCCTGGGCGTCGGCGGCCAGCTTCCGCAGCACCGACAAGCGGGGCGGTGCCAACGGCGCCCGCATCCGTCTCGAGCCGCAGAAGAACTGGGAGATCAACGAGCCCGGCGAGCTCGCCAAGGTGCTGCCGGTACTCGAGCAGGTCCAGAAGGACTTCAACGACTCGGCATCGGGCGGCAAGAAGGTCTCGCTCGCCGACATCATCATCCTCGGCGGTGCGGCGGCGATCGAGAGGGCCGCCGAGGCAGCCGGTTTCCCGGTCACCGTGCCGTTCACCCCCGGCCGTACGGACGCCTCGCAGGAGAGCACCGACGTCGACTCATTCGAGGTCCTCGAACCGCGCGCCGACGGGTTCCGCAACTTCAGCAAGGACGGCGAGAAGACTCCGCTGGAGTCGCTGCTCCTCGACCGTGCCTACATGCTGGACCTCACCGCGCCGGAGCTGACCGTCCTCGTCGGTGGTCTCCGCGTGCTCGACACCAATTACGGTGGCAGCAAGCACGGCGTGTTCACCGACCGGCCCGGCGTCCTGTCGACGGACTTCTTCCGCAACATCATCGACATGAACACCGAGTGGAAGAGCGGTTCCGACGAGAACGTCTACGAGGGAACCGACCGCGCCACCGGCGAGAAGAAGTGGACGGCAACGGCTGCCGACCTCGTGTTCGGCTCGCACTCGCAGCTGCGCGCGCTCTCCGAGGTCTACGCGCAGGACGACTCGGCGGAGCGTTTCGTCAACGACTTCGTCAAGGCGTGGGTGAAGGTCTCGAACAACGATCGGTTCGATCTGGCCTGA